In Dermacentor silvarum isolate Dsil-2018 chromosome 2, BIME_Dsil_1.4, whole genome shotgun sequence, the following proteins share a genomic window:
- the LOC119443110 gene encoding uncharacterized protein LOC119443110 — protein MHHKTFNGISKKLHGAAMTAVSKNLDQARNITKDAVGGRDVPVMFDGTWQKRGHKSHNGVGTVVSLDTGLCLDFEVLSNYCHACSIHRDLGEDEEVWRAFHLPVCEKNTDCSSHAMEPAAAVNIWQRTLSYETPLQFTSFLSDGDSKAYTAVCEANVYCDTHIDKEECTNHVAKRLGTALRKLATPLPRGEKLKDATIMKLQTYYKIAITSNKDSVRSMYTAIWASYFHCCSSDGASSHNFCPAGPNSWCKHKRAEALGEPAPHHTPLLTKAQGLAIMPIYKRLTEEKLLIRCLHGKTQNAAESLNSKIWLLCPKTKFASRTTVETATALAVLWYNKGHRGFEEVLEGIGILPSRDLATHGDRCDVMRIRKMNLKQTAEARAHRRNTAKRARVEDTDRKSREGPSYGAGDF, from the coding sequence ATGCATCACAAAACATTCAACGGCATTTCCAAGAAGCTCCATGGTGCGGCGATGACGGCAGTGAGCAAAAACTTGGACCAGGCAAGAAACATCACGAAGGACGCAGTCGGCGGCAGAGATGTGCCAGTCATGTTTGATGGCACCTGGCAGAAAAGAGGTCATAAAAGCCACAATGGAGTGGGCACAGTCGTGTCCCTGGACACGGGGCTCTGCCTCGATTTTGAAGTTCTTTCGAACTACTGCCATGCTTGCAGTATCCACAGGGACCTTGGGGAGGATGAAGAGGTATGGCGAGCTTTCCATCTTCCAGTTtgcgaaaaaaacactgactGCTCATCCCACGCAATGGAACCTGCGGCAGCTGTCAATATATGGCAGAGGACCTTGTCTTATGAAACTCCACTGCAATTCACCAGCTTCCTAAGTGATGGTGACAGCAAGGCCTACACTGCAGTCTGCGAGGCAAATGTGTACTGTGACACACACATTGACAAAGAAGAGTGCACTAACCACGTTGCAAAGCGCTTGGGAACTGCGCTACGGAAATTGGCAACACCACTGCCACGAGGCGAAAAACTGAAAGATGCAACAATAATGAAACTACAAACATACTACAAGATCGCCATCACGAGCAACAAGGACAGTGTTCGAAGTATGTACACTGCCATATGGGCATCGTATTTTCATTGCTGCTCTAGTGATGGTGCCAGTAGCCACAACTTTTGCCCCGCGGGACCAAATTCGTGGTGCAAGCACAAGCGTGCGGAAGCACTGGGGGAGCCTGCACCGCACCACACCCCACTGTTGACGAAGGCTCAAGGATTGGCAATTATGCCTATCTACAAGCGCCTTACAGAGGAGAAACTCCTTATTCGGTGTCTTCATGGCAAGACACAGAATGCAGCCGAATCGCTGAACAGCAAGATATGGCTGCTATGTCCAAAAACAAAGTTTGCCTCCAGAACAACTGTGGAGACAGCCACCGCTCTTGCTGTACTCTGGTACAATAAAGGCCACAGGGGCTTTGAAGAAGTGCTCGAAGGCATTGGAATTCTCCCCTCACGAGATCTGGCCACACATGGTGACCGCTGTGACGTCATGCGCATCAGGAAGATGAACCTGAAGCAAACTGCAGAAGCGAGGGCACACCGTCGCAACACAGCGAAGAGAGCTCGTGTCGAGGACACTGACCGCAAGAGCCGTGAAGGACCAAGCTATGGTGCGGGAGACTTCTAG